In the genome of Molothrus aeneus isolate 106 chromosome 5, BPBGC_Maene_1.0, whole genome shotgun sequence, one region contains:
- the TMCC3 gene encoding transmembrane and coiled-coil domain protein 3 isoform X1, whose product MPGSDTALAVDRTYSDPERHRRRKTRVERHDMNTLSLPLNIRRGGSDTNLNFDVPDGVLEFHKVKLNADSLKQKILKVTEQIKVEQTARDGNVAEYLKLVNSADKQQAGRIKQVFEKKNQKSAHSIAQLQKKLEQYHKKLKDIEQNGSSKATKDTSKDNLKDVQHGKSRSTGHGAESSKSGVPGVSLTPPVFVFSKSREFANLIRNKFGSADNIAHLKNTLDEFRPETSSRTYGGSATIVAKPKYVSDDECSSGTSGSADSNGNTSFSPAVASTLDSQGKLSMILEELREIKETQSQLADDIENLKTQFKRDYGFISQMLQEERFRYERLEDQLNDLTDLHQHETANLKQELASIEEKVAYQAYERSRDVQEALESCQTRVSKLELHQQEQQAQQSETVNAKVLLGKCINVILAFMTVILVCVSTIAKFIAPMMKSRFHIICTFFAVTLLAIFCKNWDHIICAIERMIIPR is encoded by the exons gtGGAAAGACATGACATGAATACCCTGAGTCTACCACTTAACATCCGTCGTGGAGGTTCTGATACCAACCTGAACTTTGATGTACCAGATGGGGTCCTAGAATTTCACAAAGTCAAACTCAATGCAGATAGCTTGAAACAGAAAATCCTCAAGGTTACAGAGCAAATCAAGGTTGAACAAACAGCTCGAGATGGAAACGTGGCTGAGTATTTGAAACTGGTGAACAGTGCAGACAAGCAGCAGGCTGGGCGCATTAAGCAAGTCTTTgagaaaaagaaccagaaatCTGCCCACTCCATTGCCCAGCTGCAGAAGAAATTGGAACAATATCACAAAAAGCTCAAGGATATTGAACAAAATGGGTCTTCCAAAGCTACCAAGGATACTTCCAAAGATAACTTGAAAGACGTTCAACATGGAAAGTCTCGTAGCACTGGGCAcggagcagagagcagcaagtCGGGTGTGCCGGGTGTATCTCTGACACCCCCTGTCTTTGTTTTCAGCAAGTCCAGAGAGTTTGCCAACCTGATCCGAAACAAATTTGGTAGTGCAGACAACATTGCTCATCTCAAAAATACCCTGGATGAATTTCGGCCAGAAACGAGTTCCAGAACCTATGGGGGCAGCGCCACCATTGTTGCCAAACCAAAATATGTTAGTGATGATGAATGCTCAAGTGGGACCTCTGGATCAGCAGACAGCAATGGGAATACTTCCTTTAGTCCTGCTGTGGCAAGCACCCTGGACAGCCAAGGAAAGCTTTCCATGATTTTGGAGGAACTAAGGGAAATCAAGGAGACACAGTCCCAATTAGCTGATGATATTGAGAATTTAAAAACCCAATTTAAAAGAGACTATGGCTTTATTTCTCAGATGCTACAAGAGGAAAGATTtag ATATGAAAGATTGGAAGACCAGTTAAATGACCTCACTGACCTTCATCAACATGAGACAGCAAACTTGAAACAAGAGCTAGCCAGCATAGAGGAGAAGGTGGCGTATCAGGCCTATGAGCGATCACGAGATGTTCAG GAAGCCTTGGAATCATGCCAGACCCGGGTTTCCAAACTGGAGCTCCATCAGCAAGAGCAGCAAGCACAGCAGTCTGAAACAGTTAATGCCAAAGTGCTCCTGGGGAAGTGTATAAATGTTATCCTGGCCTTCATGACTGTCATCTTAGTCTGTGTTTCTACTATTGCAAAGTTCATTGCTCCTATGATGAAGAGCCGCTTTCATATCATCTGCACTTTTTTTGCAGTGACGCTGCTGGCAATATTTTGTAAAAACTGGGATCATATCATTTGTGCTATAGAAAGAATGATTATACCAAGATGA
- the TMCC3 gene encoding transmembrane and coiled-coil domain protein 3 isoform X2 encodes MLRKVERHDMNTLSLPLNIRRGGSDTNLNFDVPDGVLEFHKVKLNADSLKQKILKVTEQIKVEQTARDGNVAEYLKLVNSADKQQAGRIKQVFEKKNQKSAHSIAQLQKKLEQYHKKLKDIEQNGSSKATKDTSKDNLKDVQHGKSRSTGHGAESSKSGVPGVSLTPPVFVFSKSREFANLIRNKFGSADNIAHLKNTLDEFRPETSSRTYGGSATIVAKPKYVSDDECSSGTSGSADSNGNTSFSPAVASTLDSQGKLSMILEELREIKETQSQLADDIENLKTQFKRDYGFISQMLQEERFRYERLEDQLNDLTDLHQHETANLKQELASIEEKVAYQAYERSRDVQEALESCQTRVSKLELHQQEQQAQQSETVNAKVLLGKCINVILAFMTVILVCVSTIAKFIAPMMKSRFHIICTFFAVTLLAIFCKNWDHIICAIERMIIPR; translated from the exons gtGGAAAGACATGACATGAATACCCTGAGTCTACCACTTAACATCCGTCGTGGAGGTTCTGATACCAACCTGAACTTTGATGTACCAGATGGGGTCCTAGAATTTCACAAAGTCAAACTCAATGCAGATAGCTTGAAACAGAAAATCCTCAAGGTTACAGAGCAAATCAAGGTTGAACAAACAGCTCGAGATGGAAACGTGGCTGAGTATTTGAAACTGGTGAACAGTGCAGACAAGCAGCAGGCTGGGCGCATTAAGCAAGTCTTTgagaaaaagaaccagaaatCTGCCCACTCCATTGCCCAGCTGCAGAAGAAATTGGAACAATATCACAAAAAGCTCAAGGATATTGAACAAAATGGGTCTTCCAAAGCTACCAAGGATACTTCCAAAGATAACTTGAAAGACGTTCAACATGGAAAGTCTCGTAGCACTGGGCAcggagcagagagcagcaagtCGGGTGTGCCGGGTGTATCTCTGACACCCCCTGTCTTTGTTTTCAGCAAGTCCAGAGAGTTTGCCAACCTGATCCGAAACAAATTTGGTAGTGCAGACAACATTGCTCATCTCAAAAATACCCTGGATGAATTTCGGCCAGAAACGAGTTCCAGAACCTATGGGGGCAGCGCCACCATTGTTGCCAAACCAAAATATGTTAGTGATGATGAATGCTCAAGTGGGACCTCTGGATCAGCAGACAGCAATGGGAATACTTCCTTTAGTCCTGCTGTGGCAAGCACCCTGGACAGCCAAGGAAAGCTTTCCATGATTTTGGAGGAACTAAGGGAAATCAAGGAGACACAGTCCCAATTAGCTGATGATATTGAGAATTTAAAAACCCAATTTAAAAGAGACTATGGCTTTATTTCTCAGATGCTACAAGAGGAAAGATTtag ATATGAAAGATTGGAAGACCAGTTAAATGACCTCACTGACCTTCATCAACATGAGACAGCAAACTTGAAACAAGAGCTAGCCAGCATAGAGGAGAAGGTGGCGTATCAGGCCTATGAGCGATCACGAGATGTTCAG GAAGCCTTGGAATCATGCCAGACCCGGGTTTCCAAACTGGAGCTCCATCAGCAAGAGCAGCAAGCACAGCAGTCTGAAACAGTTAATGCCAAAGTGCTCCTGGGGAAGTGTATAAATGTTATCCTGGCCTTCATGACTGTCATCTTAGTCTGTGTTTCTACTATTGCAAAGTTCATTGCTCCTATGATGAAGAGCCGCTTTCATATCATCTGCACTTTTTTTGCAGTGACGCTGCTGGCAATATTTTGTAAAAACTGGGATCATATCATTTGTGCTATAGAAAGAATGATTATACCAAGATGA